Proteins found in one Labeo rohita strain BAU-BD-2019 chromosome 11, IGBB_LRoh.1.0, whole genome shotgun sequence genomic segment:
- the LOC127173384 gene encoding bcl-2-like protein 15, protein MAAADIQKQTFYVIHCLLQNELDLGMVETDGPDDENSFDPVKIAYKLRELGDDYDERVIRPLMKNVQSAGANQVVTVFSDSVDSLCKMWVVERAEVDSEKHLLKAAITLGLFIKKNSPDMTNVVEVAMTGFVNNRLTNWIANQGGWVSVSKKNMC, encoded by the exons ATGGCGGCAGCTGACATTCAGAAACAAACATTCTACGTCATACACTGCCTGTTACAAAATGAACTAGATCTTGGTATGGTGGAGACTGACGGTCCTGACGATG AGAACTCATTTGACCCTGTAAAAATAGCCTATAAGCTCAGGGAACTGGGTGATGATTATGATGAGAGGGTGATCAGGCCACTGATGAAGAATGTACAGAGCGCTGGAGCCAATCAG GTGGTGACCGTGTTCAGTGATAGCGTGGATAGCCTGTGTAAAATGTGGGTTGTGGAAAGAGCAGAAGTGGACTCTGAGAAGCACCTTCTCAAGGCTGCCATCACACTGGGACTCTTTATAAAGAAAAACTCCCCTGACATGACGAATGTAGTCGAGGTCGCTATGACGGGATTCGTCAACAACCGTCTAACAAACTGGATCGCAAACCAAGGGGGCTGG gtCTCTGTCTCTAAGAAAAACATGTGTTGA